One genomic segment of Candidatus Methylacidiphilales bacterium includes these proteins:
- the ybeY gene encoding rRNA maturation RNase YbeY — protein MLLARRLPSGLDHIAVVFLSPAAMARVHGEFLGDPTPTDVITFEHGEILVCPAVAERQRRAEGLELHDEVLTYILHGLLHLCGLDDQQERDFARMRREQQRLLDKVRGLKQPGPPGR, from the coding sequence GTGCTCCTGGCCCGCCGCCTGCCCAGCGGACTGGACCACATCGCCGTCGTCTTCCTCTCGCCGGCGGCCATGGCCCGCGTACACGGGGAATTCCTCGGCGATCCCACCCCCACCGACGTCATCACTTTCGAGCATGGGGAAATTCTGGTTTGCCCGGCGGTGGCGGAACGCCAGCGGCGGGCGGAGGGACTGGAACTGCACGACGAGGTCCTGACCTACATCCTCCACGGGTTGCTTCACCTGTGCGGACTGGACGACCAACAGGAGCGCGATTTTGCCCGCATGAGGCGGGAGCAGCAGCGGCTGCTGGACAAAGTGCGCGGCTTGAAACAACCCGGACCGCCTGGCCGTTGA
- a CDS encoding HDIG domain-containing protein — protein MFNWFKKQALVREGLSCGKERATSDLPGWKQAMENNGLVRLVILGLVLAAIVRIGHWHGTMPTVEIVTLGVLALIIAMVVVKLAAREVWQNNYLLLLMFLCTVTNLLLNKVLVVYSDQLIVFEKSIPALLVPSAVAPMLITILISPSAGFVTAFLVPLLGSLYLAPGPELSLSSLLTGFAAAYLTQRIRRRSDLLMAGVGVGLVGLGCALLIGWLHDPSLVFLVVQGVWAIALGVTTSILVGTALPVLEWLFDRITDISWLEMTDLNHPLLQRLKEEAPGTYHHSLNVANLAEAAAEAIGANPTQCRVSAYFHDIGKLVKPDYFVENYRGEGDPHKLLNPSMSALIIISHVKEGVNLARKYRLRQPVIDVIQEHHGTSIVYYFYKRALQQKQDALEGGKILKLREEDVPEVTEASFRYPGPVPQCRESAILSLADALESASRSLKNPTTQRLESLVNDIVKARVEEGQLAASNLTFNELAIVTEAFIETLKNMLHARIEYPRDRKAREGPDYDARPAEKPPTASLPAAAAE, from the coding sequence ATGTTCAATTGGTTCAAAAAACAGGCCCTGGTACGCGAAGGTCTTTCCTGCGGCAAGGAACGGGCCACGTCCGACCTGCCGGGCTGGAAACAGGCCATGGAAAACAACGGCCTGGTGCGCCTGGTCATCCTCGGGTTGGTCCTGGCCGCCATCGTGCGCATCGGCCACTGGCACGGCACCATGCCCACGGTGGAAATCGTCACCCTCGGCGTGCTGGCCCTCATCATCGCCATGGTCGTGGTCAAACTGGCCGCCCGTGAGGTCTGGCAAAACAATTACCTCCTGCTTCTGATGTTCCTCTGCACCGTGACCAACCTTCTCCTCAACAAGGTACTGGTCGTCTACTCGGACCAATTGATTGTTTTCGAAAAGAGCATCCCCGCCCTCCTCGTGCCCTCCGCCGTGGCCCCGATGCTCATCACCATCCTGATCTCGCCCAGCGCGGGTTTCGTCACCGCCTTCCTTGTCCCCCTGCTCGGCTCGCTCTATCTCGCCCCCGGACCGGAACTATCCCTCAGTTCCCTTCTGACCGGTTTCGCCGCCGCCTACCTGACTCAACGCATACGCCGCCGCTCCGACCTGCTCATGGCCGGCGTCGGGGTCGGCCTGGTCGGCCTGGGCTGCGCCCTGCTCATTGGCTGGCTTCATGATCCTTCTCTGGTCTTCCTTGTCGTCCAGGGTGTCTGGGCCATCGCCCTCGGCGTCACCACCTCGATCCTGGTCGGCACCGCCCTCCCCGTGCTGGAGTGGCTCTTCGACCGCATCACCGACATCTCCTGGTTGGAAATGACCGACCTCAACCACCCACTGCTGCAACGGCTCAAGGAGGAGGCCCCGGGAACCTACCACCACAGCCTCAACGTCGCCAACCTGGCCGAAGCCGCGGCCGAGGCCATCGGGGCCAACCCCACCCAGTGCCGTGTTTCGGCCTATTTCCACGACATCGGCAAACTGGTCAAACCGGATTACTTCGTGGAGAACTACCGCGGCGAAGGCGACCCCCACAAGTTGCTCAACCCATCGATGAGTGCGCTCATCATCATTTCCCATGTCAAAGAGGGCGTGAACCTGGCCCGCAAATACCGCCTGCGCCAGCCGGTCATCGACGTCATCCAGGAGCACCACGGCACCTCCATCGTTTATTACTTCTACAAGCGCGCCCTCCAGCAGAAGCAGGACGCCCTCGAGGGCGGCAAGATCCTCAAGCTGCGCGAGGAAGACGTCCCGGAAGTCACCGAGGCCTCCTTCCGCTACCCCGGCCCGGTGCCGCAGTGCCGTGAATCCGCCATTCTTTCCCTGGCCGATGCCCTTGAAAGCGCCTCCCGCTCCCTGAAGAACCCCACCACCCAGCGCCTGGAAAGCCTGGTCAACGACATCGTCAAGGCCCGGGTCGAGGAAGGCCAGTTGGCCGCCAGCAACCTCACCTTCAACGAACTGGCCATCGTGACCGAAGCCTTCATTGAAACCCTCAAGAACATGCTCCATGCGCGGATCGAATACCCCAGGGACCGCAAGGCCCGCGAAGGTCCGGATTACGATGCACGACCGGCGGAAAAGCCCCCGACTGCATCTCTCCCGGCTGCTGCGGCAGAGTGA